In Nonlabens agnitus, the DNA window ACCATCACGACTTTCCATGGAAGTGTCTCCATCTACAGTCTCATGGTCGTGTCCTGCATGATTTTGAAAGGCTGGTTGTTGGACCGCGTGGTTGTGACCTGAATGGTCTACCGCAACGCTGTCGGTTTGTGTAGGTGGTTGTTGGTAATTCGCTTTCGCGAAAGCGAAACTACCACTCATCAACACTGCGATCATCAACACTTTTTTAGCTTTACGCTTCTCTACTCTATTGATCAATCTGCGCAGCTCTCCAAATCTGGTATTAGGATCAAAGATCAAAGCCATCATCGCTATGTACAACAAAATATATCCAGTATAGGTTACTACTTTACCCCAGAAATCATGATTTACTGACAGGTGAGTTCCCAACTCATCTGGATCAAAACCAGATTGGAAAAATCTAAAACCAGCTTTGTCCAAAACGTGGTTCATGTAAATATGTTCGTCGGTTTTTGTGCTATCTGGATTAGTAACGACAACCTTGCTTTCATAGGATGAATACGCTTTTTCGGTTCCTGGATATTTGTTTGCGATAAAGTCGTTGAGTGTGATGCTAAAAGGAAGCTCTCGCTCTATGGAACCATATTTCATGTAAAACTTAAGGCCATTGATATCAACACTTGAAAAATCGTTTAGAATACCTTTTCCACCCATCAATTCAATGCGCTGCTCATCATCACCGCTGCGTAAGGTTCCGATAAGACCATATGCTTTAGCCGATGTAGGTTCTGCACTCGCCACAATACCTACTTCTCCTTGCTGTATTGGTTCTGGAATGACAAACTGCATTCCTGCCATGTTGTACAAGGAACGTAACTGTAATGGCTGGAGAGAATCTGCAAAGACTTCGCCCTTTTGCTGGTCTGCCATTCTTAGGTAATCACCTTCAAAAGGTGTCTGGATGGAGTAACCGTTCCAGTTCTCGATAATGTTGATCATGCCTTTCTCGGCCGCTTCTTGAGGATCTTTGTTTACGGCAAAAAGAACACCGTGAATACTAGCTTCCTCGCCATCTTTTATCAAGTGATCATGTCTGGATCCAGATCCAGCCTCTACAATCTTGAGGTAACGATCGCCATTTTCACTAGGCTTTAACCCTTCTACCGCGTCATAAATAAGCGTATCCACTTGAAAACTGATCTCTTTATCATAGAATTCAAAAGTCTCCACGTCGTCATAATCATAGCGGCTCAACAAAACTTCTTCTCGCACTTCTCGTTGCATGGGATTCCCGTTGGGATCTTCGCCTTGAATTAAAACGCTGTAATATGTTTCATCGCTTAAAAAGGTATTTTCTGTCTGGCCTTCACGTATCAACATCATCCCTTCATAAGAAATGTATCTTGTGATTCCAGCGCCTATGATGATAAGAATCCATGACAAGTGCATGGTAAGCGTTGCCCATTTCTTCCACTGCCATAATTGATAGCGTTTAATGTTACCTATAAAATTGAGCATCAACCACAACATCAAGGCAGAAAACCACCAGGTATTATACACCCAAAGCTTTGAAGTAGGCGTGTCGTAGGAGTTTTCAATAAATGTACCAACGGCCATGCTTATCGCAAAAACAATCAGTAAAATGGACATGGTTCTAGTGGAGAAAAGAATCGCTATTATCCTGTCTTTCATAGGTCTATTTAAAGGTGTGCAAAGATACTTTACAAAAGCCGCATTGCCATACCTTGTCTGTCGCTTGTTACTTCCTATTTTTACAGTATGATCACTGTTTTTGTCATAGGTACCGGTAATCTGGGAACGCAATTGTGTAGCACGCTGGAAACGGCTGTAGATTCTCAAGTCAAGCTTGTTGGATATACGAATCAAAGCGGTTCCAAACTTTCAGAAATCAATGCACCATTGTTCAAAGAAAACTGGCCGCCATGCGACCTTTACATCATCGCGGTACCAGACGATGCGATTCAAGAAGTAAGTCAGGTCATACCTCAAGATCAGGCCGTGGCGCATACCAGCGGTAGTGTACCCATGAATGCTTTGGCACGGCAGGAGCAGCATGGTGTTCTCTACATCCCGCAAACTTTTACCAAATACCGACGAGCGGCTTTGGAAGAAGTTACCGTATGCCTGGAATCTAACTCAGCTGATATAGATGAAAAATTGAGGTTGGTGGCTGGTACGCTTTCGCGAAAGCGAACTCATATCAATTCCACGCAACGACAACAGCTTCATCTTGCCGCTGTCTATATGAACAATTTTGTCAATCACTGTTATTTAAAATCTGCGGAAATCCTAAAAAATGCCGACCTCGATCAAGATCTGCTGAATGAATTGATGGCAGAAACGCTGACTAACGCACAGTCCACAACCGCTCATGAGGCACAAACGGGACCAGCGCGCCGTGGTGACCAAAAAACCATCGAGCGTCATTTGAAGCAATTAAAACAAGAAGATAAAGCCATGTATCTGGCCATAAGTGAATCCATCAAACGTACCTATGAAGACGAATTATAAGAAACTGCTCAACAATATCAAGGCCTTTATTTTTGACGTCGATGGCGTGTTAACTGACGGTCGGTTGCTAATTTCAGATAGTGGTGAATTGCTGCGCACCATGAATGCCAAGGATGGCTATGCAATGAAAACCGCACTTAACAATGGTTACCTGGTCTGCATTATAACTGGTGGTAAAAATGAAGGTGTCAAATCCAGACTACTGGGTTTAGGTGTCAATGATGTGTTTCTGGATGCTCACGACAAAATGAAGCAACTCCAGGAATACAAGGACAAACACGACTTAAAAGCGGAAGAACTATTATATATGGGCGACGATATGCCTGACGTTCCTGTTTTAGAACATGTAGGACTGGCTACTTGTCCACAAGATGCCATTCCTGAAGTCAAAGCGGTTTGCGATTATATTTCCCACAAAAAAGGTGGCGATGCCTGTGTACGCGATGTCATTGAGCAAGTCATGAAAGTGCATGGCAAATGGAAGGTGGAATATGGTAAAAATGCCGCTAGCAGTTGATATACTTAAAACTTACTCGATGGCCTAATGTGTTGATGACCATTCTTACTCAGCTGGTCATTATTTATGGCTATTTACCGCAGACGCAGGCTTCGTTGGCTTTAGAATCTTGGCAGGTCTTATTATTGCTACTGGCCACCGCTTTGCTAACAGCGAGTGGTAACGTGATCAACGACATTTATGACGTTGCTACAGATATGCTCAACAAACCGGAAAAGGTGATCGTGGGCAAACGTATTACTGAAAAAAAAGCCTTCAATTTTTACATCCTATTGACCATCCTTGCCGTGATTGCTGGATTTGTTTTAGCCAATAGCGTGCACTTACCTAGTCTAGCCGCAATCTTTATCATCGTGTCCTTTGTCCTTTACTTGTATGCGACCTACTTAAAGAAAATACTGCTTTTGGGAAATGTGGTAATCTCTGTACTGGTAGCGCTGGTGGTGATTATCACCGCAGTTTTTGAACTGGTTCCCGCAATAACCGATTTAAATAGAGCTATACAATTAGCTGTATTCCAGCATCTCTTGATATTTGCTCTATTTGCATTTTTAGTAAATCTCCTAAGAGAAAACATCAAGGATTGCCAAGATGTAAAAGGAGATCACGCCACCGGCAGGAACAGCCTTGCCATAGTTCTGGGCCGATCTAGGGCGTTGAAAGTGTTGTCCGTTTATACCATTATCTTGGTATTGGTCATAGGTTATCTGGTTTTTGATCAGCTTTTTGCAGACCGTGTGACCTTGTACTATATCGTGTTTTTAATCATGGCGCCGTTAATGTTTCTGGGAATCAGACTGTGGACGGCCGTATCCAAAAAAGAATTAGCGACACTTTCAATGGTTTGTAAATTGGTTTTACTCACTGGTATAGTAGGTATCGCCTTAATCAAATTTTAAATGTTACAGGAAAAACTTCAACATATAGACATCATACTTGCCTCACAATCGCCACGCCGGCAAGAATTACTAAAAGGACTGGACATTGATTTTAGAATTGAAACCAGGCCTGTCGATGAAGTTTATGAAGATCACTTAAAGGCTGGTGAAATCAGCGCTTTTCTTGCTACGCTCAAGGCAAAAGCATTTCAGAATGACGTTAAGGAAAATGAGCTGCTGATAACCAGTGACACCATTGTGTGGTTGGAAAACGAGGCTTTTGGCAAACCAGAAAGCGAACAGCATGCCAAAGAAATGCTCGCCACCATGAGTGGCAAGATGCATGAAGTGTACACATCGGTCACCTTTACCACAAGTAAAAAACAAGACACTATAACCGATTGTACCAAAGTCTATTTTAAAAATCTCACGACTGCTGAAATATCTTACTACGTAGATACCTATCAACCTATGGATCGCGCCGGCGCCTATGGCATACAAGACTGGATAGGTTATACTGGAATTGAAAAGTTGGATGGTTGCTATTATAACGTGATGGGGTTACCTTTACCTAAAGTCTATGAATGGCTTTCACAGAATTTCTAAGTATGAAAAACAACATCGCCTCTACTCTATTCTTTATGGTTCTTATGTTGGCTACCATGAGCTGTAAAAACGATAAGGACTCTTCCGCAGATGATGTGGTGGAAGTTCTAGACTGCTCTTCGGTTAAAACGGGTAAGTTCAAGTATGCCAATCCTGCCTACGGCGAGTGGATCATAGATCGCAATGAGACGACCAGTGTGGAAATTAGCAAAACCGACGATCTCAAGATTTACAGCGATGTCGTCTGGATCACTGATTGTGAATACGAACTACACATCACCGATACCGATAACCTGGATAACATGGCCGTGGTTTCCAGCGTCCTGAGAGTTGTCATTACTGATGTGATGGATTATGGCTACAAGTGCATATCCTACACACCAGATGGTCCAGAAGAATTTGAAATGATTAGGATTGATGGATAAAATTTACAAAGGTTTTGTGGCTGGAAGTATTGCAGCGGCTGTTCTATCACTGCTGTTCTATAGTTCGGAAATAAATTTCCAGTATGAATATTTTAACTGGAAAAATTTTGCATGGCTATTTCTACAAACCATTGCACCTTTGATGGTCATGGCTATGTATTATTTGTGGCGAACTTTGTATAAATTGAAAGATCTTAAAAGTCACGAGGATTAAATAAATTCGCTTTCGCGAAAGCGTTGAAACAAAAAACCCATCTTGAAATATCAAGATGGGTTTTTAATTTTATAAAGAATGTTCTCTAGAACATCTCTCTTCCTGCAAAGTGGAATGCTGCCTCAATCGCTGCATTCTCATCACTATCGCTACCGTGTACAGCATTCTCTCCTACACTTTTGGCAAATAATTTTCTGATGGTTCCATCAGCAGCCTCAGATGGGTTGGTAGCACCTATCAAGGTACGGAAATCTGCTACGGCATTTTCTTTCTCTAACACTGCAGCCACAATAGGACCACGAGACATGAATTCTACCAATTCGCCAAAGAATGGACGCTCACTGTGAACGGCATAAAATTCTTCAGCATCTGCCACAGTCATTTGTGTCAATTTCAAAGCGGCGATCTTAAAACCACTGCTTGTTATTTTTTCTAGTATAGCACCTATGTGTCCATCCTCGACAGCATCAGGTTTGATCATTGTAAATGTTCTATTCGTTGCCATTTTTCATTTTTAAAATTGCGGTGCAAAAATACGTCATATAAAAGGCTTTAAACAATGTATTTAAGCTTTTTTGCCATAGGTACTTCACACATATCTGCTTATCTACCATCGTCAAATGCCTAGAAATCCTATTTTTGCAGCCTTATGCAAAAAGAAGAAATCCAAAAACTGAAGGCCGAATTATCAACGCCACAGAAAATTGTCATTGTACCCCACAAAAGTCCGGACGGTGATGCTGTTGGTTCCATTACCGCGCTTTATAGTTTTCTCGTTAAACAGAATCATGAGGTAAGCATGATTTCTCCCAACGATTTCCCGTCCTTTCTGTCGTGGTTGACGCATAGCGATAAGATTTTGAACTATGAGCAGACCAGATCTGAATCTGACGCGCTTATCGCAGCGGCAGATTTCATTTTTATTCTGGATCATAATGCCTTGCATAGAACGGGTGATATGGAATCACCGCTATCACAATCTAATGCGACCTTTGTGATGATTGATCATCACCAGCAGCCTGATGATTTTGCTACCTATATGTATAGCGACACCAGTATGAGTAGTACCTGTGAGATGATGTATCACTTTTTGGATAAGATGGATGCCTTGGATCAAATCGATGCTGCCATGGCCACAAGTCTATATACTGGTATTTTGACGGATACGGGCAGTTTCAAATATAGATCCACAACATCTACGACGCTGCGCGTGGCAGCTAACCTGATAGATAAAGGTGCCGATAGCGAGGCCATCAACCGCAAGATCTATGACGTGAACACACCATCAAGAATGAAATTATTGGGTGTGGCACTTAACAATCTCACCGTTCTACCTAAATATAGAACTGCCTTTATCACCTTGACACAACAAGAACTGGACGACAACAATTACCAAAAAGGCGATACTGAAGGCTTCGTTAATTATGCCTTGAGTCTCGACGACGTAGTATTTGCACAGATCTTTATCGAGAAAAAGGATGAGAGCATCATAAAGACGTCCCTTAGGTCCAAAGGTGATTTTGACGTCAATGAAATGGCCCGAAAACACTGGAATGGCGGCGGTCACAAGAATGCGGCTGGCGGCAGGTCAGAACTAAGCATGCAAGAAACTAAAGACAAATTAATCCTTATATTGCGCGACTATGAAAAAGCCCTACAGGATACTCAAATATAGTCTCGTACTGACGCTACTTGTCGGGTTTTTGATCAGTTGCAAAAACCTGGAGGCGCGTGAGCCCATCGAGCGTAAAACCAGCACCAAGACTGATTTCTCCATCGAGCTCAACAAACAAAGAAACGCTGCCGAAGAAGCCTATATAGAAAAACTAATCAAGGCAGATTCTACAGAATTTGTGAGGTCTTCTAATGGATTTTATTACCGTTTTATTGTCCAGGACAGCATTGCTGGTGACCGTCCAGAATTTGGCGATCGCGTGACTTTTGAATACAACATCGAGACTATTGACGGCGAGACCATTTATAGCAAGGAAGAACTCTCACCGGTCACTAAAAGTCTGGAACAGGAATACGGCATCTTCAAAGGCTTGCGTGAAGGTCTTAAATTGATGCAGGAAAATGATGAAGTCGTCTTTTATTTCCCGTCGTACACGGCCTATGGTTTCTATGGCGATGAAAAAAGGATAGGCTTGCATACACCTATCAAAAGCACGGTTAAATTGCTGGAGATTGATAAGAGTAATTAATATTAAATTTGTTTCGCTTTCGCGAAAGCGAACTCAACCACAAACCCTATAATTCTAATTAAATTTTTGAAAATGAAGAAAATTCACGGCTTACTACTTATTCTAGCCATCATATTAACTGCAGCGTCCTGTAAAAACGAGTATCCAGACATGGAGGACGGCATTTATGCAGAATTCCAGACTACCAAAGGAACCATGCTGGCAGAGCTTTATTATGAAGCTGCACCTACTACAGTGGCAAACTTTGTCGCACTTACCGAAGGTAATCACGAGTACGTACTGGACAGTCTTAAAGGAAAACCTTTCTATGATGGATTGATCTTTCATAGGGTCATTGATAGTTTCATGATCCAAGGTGGTGACTATACGGGTACAGGTTCTGGTCAAACAGGTTACCAATTTGCTCAAGAAATCGTCGACACTTTAAAGCACGATGAAAAAGGAATTCTTTCCATGGCAAATGCTGGACCTGGTACTAATGGTAGCCAGTTCTTTATCATGGACGAGCCCAATGCAAATCTGGATGGTGGTTATAACGTTTTTGGTAAAGTAATAGAAGGACTTGCCGTAATCGACTCCATATCGACGGTAGCGACTAATCCTAGAGACAATCGTCCAGTGGATAGCGTTATAATGAAAAAAGTGAGAATCATTAGAAAAGGTAAAGAAGCCAAAAAATGGGATGCCGTAAAGACTTTTAAAGAAGGTCAGGAACTTGCAGAACAAGAGCGTATCGCCGCACAAAAACTAGCAGAAGACCGTCGCGCGGCAGCACCCGCAAAGCGTGAAGCAAAAGCAAATGAATTTGCTGAGATGAAAGCTAAAGCCAGTAAGTTGCCCAACAGCAGCGTAATGGTATATTCCATCGAGAAAGGCAATGGCGGTAAACCAGAAGAAGGAACTAGAGTTTTATTGGAATATTCTGGATTTTTAGAAAACGGTAATCTCTTTGATAGTAGCAGTATTGAAATAGCTCAAGAATTTGATGCGGTCAACCCTAATAAGGAAAGAGCCAATATGTACAGAGCTATTCCAGTGCAGTACAGCAAGCAAGCGGCAGCGATTCCTGGTTTTAGAGATGCATTATTATCCATGAATTATGGTGACAAAATCGTAGCCTTTATTCCTGCAGAGTTTGCCTATGGTGAGGCTGGAAACGGTCCTATACCACCTAACTCAAACATCATCTTTGAGATGGAACTCATGGAAGCCGATCAATAGCCTAAAAAGCTAAATCTATTGTAAAAACGCGCCCGAAAATGGTGCGTTTTTTTTTGCTCTACCATAAACCATTATATTTATCGACATGAAGGAAATTATATACACTAAGACAGCGCCCAATCCCATAGGACCGTACAATCAAGCGGTTTTATGGAGAGGATTGCACCAACATACATTATATACCAGCGGCCAGATTGCCATTGATCCATCTACTGGAAATCTAGATATCAGTGATCTTGAAAAGGAAACTCATTTAGTGATGAAAAACCTACAAGAAGTCCTTAAAGCTGCTGGAATGAGTTTTGATCACGTGGTCAAGACCAGCATTTTTTTAAGCGACATGAAAAACTTTGCTATAGTGAATAAGGTGTATGGCAGCTACTTTGATGAAGCCACCGCACCAGCAAGGGAAACAGTAGAAGTGGCAAACTTGCCAAAGTATGTGAATGTAGAAATTTCAGCTATCGCGATCAATGGATAAGACAACCTTT includes these proteins:
- a CDS encoding Rossmann-like and DUF2520 domain-containing protein; its protein translation is MITVFVIGTGNLGTQLCSTLETAVDSQVKLVGYTNQSGSKLSEINAPLFKENWPPCDLYIIAVPDDAIQEVSQVIPQDQAVAHTSGSVPMNALARQEQHGVLYIPQTFTKYRRAALEEVTVCLESNSADIDEKLRLVAGTLSRKRTHINSTQRQQLHLAAVYMNNFVNHCYLKSAEILKNADLDQDLLNELMAETLTNAQSTTAHEAQTGPARRGDQKTIERHLKQLKQEDKAMYLAISESIKRTYEDEL
- a CDS encoding KdsC family phosphatase, with product MKTNYKKLLNNIKAFIFDVDGVLTDGRLLISDSGELLRTMNAKDGYAMKTALNNGYLVCIITGGKNEGVKSRLLGLGVNDVFLDAHDKMKQLQEYKDKHDLKAEELLYMGDDMPDVPVLEHVGLATCPQDAIPEVKAVCDYISHKKGGDACVRDVIEQVMKVHGKWKVEYGKNAASS
- a CDS encoding geranylgeranylglycerol-phosphate geranylgeranyltransferase — encoded protein: MIYLKLTRWPNVLMTILTQLVIIYGYLPQTQASLALESWQVLLLLLATALLTASGNVINDIYDVATDMLNKPEKVIVGKRITEKKAFNFYILLTILAVIAGFVLANSVHLPSLAAIFIIVSFVLYLYATYLKKILLLGNVVISVLVALVVIITAVFELVPAITDLNRAIQLAVFQHLLIFALFAFLVNLLRENIKDCQDVKGDHATGRNSLAIVLGRSRALKVLSVYTIILVLVIGYLVFDQLFADRVTLYYIVFLIMAPLMFLGIRLWTAVSKKELATLSMVCKLVLLTGIVGIALIKF
- a CDS encoding Maf family nucleotide pyrophosphatase; translated protein: MLQEKLQHIDIILASQSPRRQELLKGLDIDFRIETRPVDEVYEDHLKAGEISAFLATLKAKAFQNDVKENELLITSDTIVWLENEAFGKPESEQHAKEMLATMSGKMHEVYTSVTFTTSKKQDTITDCTKVYFKNLTTAEISYYVDTYQPMDRAGAYGIQDWIGYTGIEKLDGCYYNVMGLPLPKVYEWLSQNF
- a CDS encoding nucleoside-diphosphate kinase, coding for MATNRTFTMIKPDAVEDGHIGAILEKITSSGFKIAALKLTQMTVADAEEFYAVHSERPFFGELVEFMSRGPIVAAVLEKENAVADFRTLIGATNPSEAADGTIRKLFAKSVGENAVHGSDSDENAAIEAAFHFAGREMF
- a CDS encoding DHH family phosphoesterase, translated to MQKEEIQKLKAELSTPQKIVIVPHKSPDGDAVGSITALYSFLVKQNHEVSMISPNDFPSFLSWLTHSDKILNYEQTRSESDALIAAADFIFILDHNALHRTGDMESPLSQSNATFVMIDHHQQPDDFATYMYSDTSMSSTCEMMYHFLDKMDALDQIDAAMATSLYTGILTDTGSFKYRSTTSTTLRVAANLIDKGADSEAINRKIYDVNTPSRMKLLGVALNNLTVLPKYRTAFITLTQQELDDNNYQKGDTEGFVNYALSLDDVVFAQIFIEKKDESIIKTSLRSKGDFDVNEMARKHWNGGGHKNAAGGRSELSMQETKDKLILILRDYEKALQDTQI
- the gldI gene encoding gliding motility-associated peptidyl-prolyl isomerase GldI, with the translated sequence MKKPYRILKYSLVLTLLVGFLISCKNLEAREPIERKTSTKTDFSIELNKQRNAAEEAYIEKLIKADSTEFVRSSNGFYYRFIVQDSIAGDRPEFGDRVTFEYNIETIDGETIYSKEELSPVTKSLEQEYGIFKGLREGLKLMQENDEVVFYFPSYTAYGFYGDEKRIGLHTPIKSTVKLLEIDKSN
- a CDS encoding peptidylprolyl isomerase; its protein translation is MKKIHGLLLILAIILTAASCKNEYPDMEDGIYAEFQTTKGTMLAELYYEAAPTTVANFVALTEGNHEYVLDSLKGKPFYDGLIFHRVIDSFMIQGGDYTGTGSGQTGYQFAQEIVDTLKHDEKGILSMANAGPGTNGSQFFIMDEPNANLDGGYNVFGKVIEGLAVIDSISTVATNPRDNRPVDSVIMKKVRIIRKGKEAKKWDAVKTFKEGQELAEQERIAAQKLAEDRRAAAPAKREAKANEFAEMKAKASKLPNSSVMVYSIEKGNGGKPEEGTRVLLEYSGFLENGNLFDSSSIEIAQEFDAVNPNKERANMYRAIPVQYSKQAAAIPGFRDALLSMNYGDKIVAFIPAEFAYGEAGNGPIPPNSNIIFEMELMEADQ
- a CDS encoding Rid family detoxifying hydrolase, whose protein sequence is MKEIIYTKTAPNPIGPYNQAVLWRGLHQHTLYTSGQIAIDPSTGNLDISDLEKETHLVMKNLQEVLKAAGMSFDHVVKTSIFLSDMKNFAIVNKVYGSYFDEATAPARETVEVANLPKYVNVEISAIAING